A window of Corticium candelabrum chromosome 3, ooCorCand1.1, whole genome shotgun sequence contains these coding sequences:
- the LOC134177232 gene encoding LOW QUALITY PROTEIN: ribosome biogenesis protein BMS1 homolog (The sequence of the model RefSeq protein was modified relative to this genomic sequence to represent the inferred CDS: substituted 1 base at 1 genomic stop codon), translating to MDEPVRKKHRARQSGTKADKKKATKRKNEDKRNDPSRNPKAFSIQSAKKAARMVQRTADIQAKKQHVPSVDRTPLEPSPILLVVVGPPKVEKSTLVRELLKNWTRQNVGEIRCSITVVSGKKRRVTLVECPNDMSAMIDVAKVADLVLLLIDASFGFKMEVFEFLNICQVYGFPRIMGVLTHLDTFKSVKQMRSTKKQLKHRFWTEIYQGAKLFYLSGLVHGSYPKLEIHNLARFISVMKFHSLQWHTTNPYCVADRMEDLTDQEVIXQNPKTDRHVCLYGYVRGTHMKPRSQVHVPGCGDFMLHDVSTLSDPCPLPEQLKKRSLNEKERLIYVPMSGLDGIVYDKDAVYIDMRQAQRWQVDE from the exons ATGGACGAACCAGTCAGAAAGAAACATCGAGCACGACAATCAGGAACGAAGGCAGACAAAAAGAAGGCAACCAAGCGAAAGAACGAAGACAAACGCAATGATCCATCTCGAAATCCGAAAGCCTTCTCGATTCAAAGCGCGAAAAAAGCGGCTCGAATGGTTCAGAGAACTGCCGACATTCAGGCCAAAAAACAGCACGTTCCGTCGGTTGATAGAACGCCATTAGAACCCTCACCTATTCTACTGGTTGTTGTCGGTCCGCCCAAGGTGGAAAAGAGTACGCTGGTGAGAGAATTGCTGAAGAACTGGACGAGACAGAATGTGGGGGAGATAAGATGCTCCATCACTGTTGTGTCGGGAAAGAAACGACGAGTGACGCTTGTGGAGTGTCCGAATGATATGAGTGCGATGATCGATGTGGCAAAGGTGGCGGATTTG gttttgttgttgattgatGCCAGTTTTGGATTTAAGATGGAAGTGTTTGAATTTCTCAATATTTGTCAAGTTTATGGGTTTCCTCGGATTATGGGAGTTCTTACTCACCTGGACACATTCAAAAGTGTCAAGCAAATGAGATCAACTAAGAAGCAATTGAAACACAGATTTTGGACTGAAATTTATCAA GGAGCGAAGCTGTTTTATTTATCCGGTTTGGTTCACGGTTCGTATCCAAAGTTAGAAATCCATAATTTGGCTCGATTTATCTCCGTCATGAAATTTCATTCATTGCAATGGCACACAACAAACCCATACTGTGTAGCCGATAGAATGGAAGATTTGACAGATCAAGAAGTTATATGACAAAATCCAAAGACCGACAGgcatgtctgtctctatgGTTACGTGAGAGGAACACACATGAAACCTCGATCTCAAGTTCACGTTCCAG GGTGTGGAGACTTCatgctgcatgatgtcagTACACTAAGTGATCCGTGTCCACTTCCAGAGCAGCTGAAGAAACGATCACTGAACGAGAAGGAGAGACTCATTTATGTTCCAATGTCCGGACTTGATGGAATAGTATATGATAAG GATGCTGTGTATATTGATATGCGACAAGCACAAAGATGGCAGGTAGATGAGTAG
- the LOC134177384 gene encoding uncharacterized protein LOC134177384: MEKGMIGILLDVSGSMKKAYALDSSHDARVERIHAILTTMMNIVTKEAIRHNRQESVFACAFGCQSTATCDLLSLLERIRHASDIPEYGHQALSDLATKHGAPHAENWIREYLSPDKAVALYRGLQFDRESIQEMIDIIPSKLTAQMVEGTTAMVSNAGSLYGGALEPMCGHVMKPFVEISKTTASDVNKASAYNSRAYKRAQQIIEDFNSNKLIGRVLERIQEFKLKSAQEVFEILDHLLQSKLPPGTRASASQSSLHDRIHKLLEPIKPYIYGRTPMCKALNDAKMVFRQTRATQKVLFLLSDGMSTDGLPGPIAEQLVDSGVTIVTCFLTSTHIDNPRRLLYEADSEWGSEDGRRVLFKMSSIMKNTHTPISYLVDANWELPLAGQSRLFIQANSLDVVNEFCEIVVSQMKEHCDALVHILEKVDLATYINQTNAEFEPKQQHGGTCYANAIAAVFHLAMSRIVGREGGVPDFYEIRDRIIREYGVQGANTFKVLTRVCSNYRLRFRKVKEAGARKAINERRPVVARFSLYDGQWEKFSAFYRMTPKRILRKCDLRDQSNSNPGGHAVVLTGCDPNCLIFMNSWGRCFADKGFFRVEDENVLNETEFYDVYWIEDNLTYREKEAYKREGIKQGKKLLEKFPSLKELSYRCPKCNQDSYIGKFDGDVLEATCPKCYLKFKPTNKDITDSLARRAHEL; encoded by the exons ATGGAGAAAGGAATGATTGGCATTTTGCTTGACGTATCTGGCTCTATGAAGAAGGCATATGCGTTAGATTCATCACACGATGCTAGAGTAGAACGAATTCACGCTATACTCACTACCATGATGAACATCGTCACAAAGGAAGCCATTCGTCATAATCGACAGGAATCTGTTTTTGCTTGTGCCTTTGGATGCCAATCTACTGCAACATGTGATCTTCTTTCTCTGCTAGAGCGTATTAGACATGCTTCTGACATACCAGAATATGGACACCAAGCGTTGAGTGATCTAGCAACAAAGCATGGAGCTCCACATGCTGAAAACTGGATTAGAGAATACTTGTCTCCAGATAAAGCAGTAGCTCTTTATAGAGGTTTGCAATTTGATCGGGAGTCAATACAAGAGATGATTGACATAATTCCGTCAAAGTTAACAGCACAGATGGTGGAGGGAACAACAGCAATGGTATCTAATGCAGGCAGCTTGTATGGTGGAGCACTAGAGCCTATGTGTGGTCACGTCATGAAACCATTTGTGGAAATATCAAAAACAACGGCATCAGATGTAAACAAGGCATCAGCATATAACTCAAGAGCTTACAAACGTGCACAACAAATCATTGAAGACTTTAATTCTAACAAACTGATAGGGCGTGTGCTAGAACGCATACAAGAATTTAAGCTGAAATCTGCACAAGAAGTTTTTGAGATTCTGGATCATCTACTTCAAAGCAAACTTCCACCTGGCACACGTGCATCTGCATCTCAGTCATCGTTACATGATCGGATCCACAAACTACTTGAGCCTATCAAGCCATACATTTATGGTAGAACCCCAATGTGCAAGGCATTGAATGATGCTAAAATGGTATTTAGACAAACCAGGGCAACTCAAAAAGTATTGTTTTTGCTCTCAGACGGAATGTCAACTGATGGACTTCCAGGTCCAATTGCTGAACAACTTGTTGACTCTGGTGTAACTATAGTCACATGTTTTCTTACGTCAACTCACATAGACAATCCAAGACGCTTGTTGTATGAAGCCGATTCTGAGTGGGGATCTGAAGACGGCAGACGAGTATTGTTTAAGATGAGCTCAATCATGAAGAATACTCATACCCCAATATCATATCTCGTTGATGCAAATTGGGAACTTCCCTTAGCTGGCCAAAGTCGTTTGTTCATTCAAGCTAATAGCTTGGATGTGGTTAATGAGTTTTGTGAAATTGTTGTTTCACAAATGAAAGAGCACTGTGATGCTCTAGTTCATATCCTTGAAAAAGTTGATCTTGCTACTTACATCAACCAAACAAATGCTGAATTTGAACCCAAACAACAACATGGTGGTACATGCTATGCAAATGCAATTGCAGCTGTGTTTCACTTGGCTATGAGTCGAATTGTTGGTCGAGAAGGAGGCGTTCCAGACTTTTACGAGATACGTGATCGCATAATACGTGAATATGGTGTTCAAGGTGCCAATACTTTCAAGGTTCTTACACGAGTTTGTTCAAACTATCGATTACGCTTTCGGAAAGTAAAGGAAGCAGGTGCAAGGAAAGCAATTAATGAGAGGCGACCTGTTGTTGCTAGATTTTCCTTATATGATGGTCAATGGGAGAAATTTTCAGCATTTTATAGAATGACACCAAAACGAATTCTTAGGAAATGTGATCTTAGAG ATCAAAGTAATAGCAATCCAGGAGGACATGCTGTGGTGTTGACAGGATGCGATCCAAACTGTCTGATCTTTATGAACTCATGGGGCCGATGTTTTGCTGATAAGGGATTTTTTCGAGTTGAGGATGAAAATGTGCTCAATGAAACAGAATTCTATGACGTCTATTGGATTGAAGACAATCTGACGTACAGAGAGAAAGAAGCTTACAAGAGGGAAGGCATCAAACAAGGCAAAAAGCTTTTGGAAAAATTTCCCAGTCTCAAGGAATTGTCCTACAGATGTCCCAAATGCAATCAAGATAGCTACATAGGCAAGTTCGATGGTGACGTACTTGAAGCCACGTGTCCGAAGTGTTACCTTAAATTCAAGCCGACTAACAAAGACATCACAGACAGTTTGGCTAGAAGGGCACATGAGTTGTAG